CTTAGGCAGtaaatcataatcataattcAGAAAAGAACGAATACCTTCAACCACTTTTCTATCGcatgaatatcattatgttgGCGTACCAAATATGTAATTACCAGTACAACATGAAGCTTTTCTCCTTCATTTACAGTTGATATACCGGAAACGTTCTTAAATTATACCCTTGGTCGTAGAGAAACCCTCTTTTATGTACGATGAGACTAGGTCTGCTACAAAGCAAATCGAAATTAGTAAAAAAGTTCATACTTTTCTCCTGATAAGGAAATCCAGTAATGTTCTACTGTTTCAGTTTATGCTGTACGATGTTTTGAATGCAAGGGCACACCTTTCCCGCGAGATTGTGCAAAAGTAGTTACGTGCGGCCCTGACGAGGTCTGGTGAATaagtatttgaaatatgcaaaaataaacattttgttacacGTTGTTCACTTCTGagtgaaattataattattggaatcatatttgcatttgatgaaaaaaaaggttttttttatcttttttacaGATGCCAAAAACAGAATAATCCATGCACTTTCACAATTATTAACAATGATTATAACTCTGCTACTActgtcgaaccccgttggctcgaactcgcttggctcgaattcctgaTTGGTTCGAACCggatgtttatttcattaatgttCTGTTTAAGTTTTGTTCTGTTGAGCAAGTGGTGACGACTAGTGGACTCATTGTGTACAACAGCGGGTGCTTGTCGCAGTCCGTAAGTCATTCACAGTGTTAAGAAAAGGAATATGAATAAaagattttttgttgttgtttttattcttgcacaaacaaaatacatttgctAAATTCAAGGTGTAACCTATTTGCTGTTAGTTGAATTGGGAAATAAGTATGTTTACCATAAAGGAATATTTAATACCCCTTAAATGTTTAGTAGGAAAACAATTGATGTATGTTCTATCACTAAATCGAATAACAAAAActgtttgataacaaaatgtcaatgttaaaatcaataaaaaatagatttaattTACAAGTCGTGAAAGCTATTTTTCcaataatgaaaacatacatcATTTCTAGAGATGCCAGAATTTCCTCATCCACAAAAAGCGTGGTGGGGCTCTAGACAAGGCCCTCTCTCTGCCTAGCAGGAGCACCGACATCATCACCTGTCTCGAATGCTGCACCGACTCGTACTGTAACAATGCAGGATGCGGTGCAGATGGTGATACATCCTAgattgttgttttctataaaatagtGATTGATTGTGATAAAACAAACGGCATTTTCCCCACATCCATGTTCAGTTCTACGGATTTTCCGGAGTTAAAgtactctctctctctctctctctctctctctctctctctctctctctctccaaCTTGAGTGAATTTTGCAGAGATGAATTTTACTCTGCTTGCGCCTCATggaatccgaatctgcaaaaatccactcaagtcgtatacaacctcccggattaAAATGCAGTACTATTATATAAATGGCTTCGTCTTCACCCACTCGTTTATATgaacgaaataataaatatattaaatggcTCCAAGGCTATAGTTTTAGTTAAAGactgtaacaaaaatatgatgtGGCCTTATGACAAAGAGCTATAGAGCATTCAATCTTTAAATCTAGAACTGCTGAATGATCCTTTGGATCAGATTGGGCCTACAATTTTTAAGATAGAACTGATATCGGTTCAGATATAGCGTACAAATTTGTTAAGATAGGGCGCACATCTTTTCAGACAGTGTATATTGCATTGATTGCTTACAATGAGTTATGTATTTATCAGGGCATGTTTAGTATATAAATCTGGTAGAAAGGTCCTTCGGAAGCACAAACTTCATCTAAAGTTTGACAATCAACATTTTGGTTTGATTGAAGGTGagtgtttatgtttattgaaaccaaatcttcatttttttgtaagcTATTCCACGCAATACGAGAGGACCATACTGCTTTACCTGCAAAGAACTGAACGATCCACTGCAGTGCGAGATTGCGACTGTGTGTGCCGATAACGAGGTACAGCTTCCAAATACTCTCATTATTAGACTATCGCATGTTTTGGAATATCATTAGAATGTAAATCCACCAGATCCACGAGCCTATATGTATCAATTTGACGATAACGCAAAGATCAATGCATTGATTCATGTTAAGTGATATCATCAATTCCTTGAACTAACACAAGTCGTAATTACCTCTCTGTCCTTCGCTTGATTTTCGTACCGTATCAGCCAAATATCATCGTATTTAGCTGTATCATTAAGAATCAACATTTGTAGCAGATTCGACAACAGACTATAATAACGACTTATGGTCCAATTTTATTAACAGCAATGTCTGATGTTCGGACCAGTTGAATACATGAACCACCCAGACGCAGTCTACAGAGGTACTTGTGAAAACACCGCGGTAAGAAAAAAATTACGCTTTCCACCGTCATGTCTACGAAAGTATCGAACTTTAACCAGTTAGAAAAATTATAATCGCCATTGTTTGAGATAtcaattcatcatttttggtaaattcaaataattgtattaattgtggtacatcctTTTGGGgagttagagtgcagcttttaaagctgatttgaattttatgtttaaaaaagaagcAGAAGAAAGACTATAATAATGAGtattgtgtatgtgatgttaatacggttgtgtctctagtttattgtcgtttgggcccttgccttgtgcccctagACAGGGTTACTTTTGAATCCCGAATAcggggcttgtccctgtattttttatcatattattgtGTATCAAAGCATTATAACATTTAAGCACAAATGACGATTTGTAAAACGTGCTTAGGCTGCATGATAAACGAACAGCAAACTTTCTGAAATTTCCGTTGTGTCGAGGTATTGACTTTGTATCATGGAACGGTCAGTTTGCGTCCGGGTAATTTCGGACGTAAAAATGTAACtagatataaaaaagaaatgtttttttaagtattaattAGAAATATGGGAGCATTGGAGTATAATGATTCGGGCATTAAATCACTTAACCCTACTTTGTGCGTGAGTAAATCCTCAATATCTACAAACATGTGGCATTACCCCAAACTCCTCTGCATTCTCTGTCTGTTTCTGTTTTGAAAGcatcttaaattttatttgagCCATTCCACAGAGTGATAAGTATTATATGCTGCTATCGTACTCAAATATCAATACAGTtggaaaataacaaacactttCTGAATTTTTCATcatacatttttaacttttattatatatcttaCAACATCCATctatatataaattgaaacaaaacttGCCCACCAACCGACCCTGATATGGGTTAAACCCACACAGTATTTTCAAATTGGCCAATATTctgaaaaacatgttaaaatattattagcaaaaatatcattataaattttatgttCAGAATTATAATCGGAACCCAGACGTTTATTAGAGATATTTGTCAGTTGTGCTTGTATTAAAGGCATGTCACGTATTAACAACAACAGTCAAGAACAGCCATTGTCCTCCATATTGTTGCTCCGATGACTTTTGTAATATCAAATGTGGAAGCCAGACAAACGGATCACTTACAACACCAGCCCAGCAGTCTACAATCCACCTAAGCACCATGTCCCCCACTGCCGTTGTACATACAACGACAACAGAACCGCCATCTACTACAAATACCGTCACCAACGTTGTGCCAACTACTTCAGCTGCAGTAGCAGCAACTGCCACACAGCCAACACTTGCAACACATCCATCCTGTAAAACGCACTAACATATCTATGCGACAGTAGGGTGttctttttaaaagcaaatctTGATATAAAAATAGTACGCAATAGAACTATTTATTcaagttttaattaaatgttttaggcGATATGTTAGAAAAACCGTCATAGTCATATTAgtatttaatcaataaataccCCTTACCTGATGCTCTTACAAAAATGATGTTGCCAGTTTCTATATTTCATTAGTCAGTATTAAAGGTGTTGCTACTGCTATGTTTTACAGACTGTCCCAACGATTACTACTATGACGAATTGTCTGCAATTTGTGTCAAAGTCGTTGACGTATCAAGTAACTACCACGACGCACAGGTTTATTGCAGGGGAGAAGGTGATGAACTTGTGACCATTGACAGCCACCTAAAGATGGTGTTTATTGAAACAACCCTATTGCATCACTTCTACGGTATGAGTGTAAACATCAATTAGTTTATCCActgatttatacattttatgtgtCTTTGAATTCGCCTTGAAATAGTATTCTCAATTAGTTCTATGGACGTATTATtgcaatttaattaatataatgattTCTGGATATATTCCTCTCAACTGTGTCACAACTCTTCGAGcagattgaaatgttttatccACCAAGCATATGTGTGATTAATGCTTCTTTAACAGATCCTTCGGAAAGTCTTCGTTATTGGATTGGAGCTTATGCTCCTGGATCTGgtgacaaaacatttcaatggcCAAACGGACAGAATCTACAATACACATACTGGGGTGGGCACGATGAAGTCTACCAAAATGAGCAGCCCGACAGAAACGAGAATCAGAGATGTGTTGCCATTATTGAGAAAGACCATTTCATGTGGCATGATGATACCTGTGATAGTAACTATCGTGTAATCTGCGAGAAAATGGCGATACCTACGGATGGCACCGGTAAGCTTAGTCCATGGTACTTTCAGTGTATTAAATCTCTAAACGGATTAACCGGAACAAAAGAAGCTTTATCTTATAATAGCATAAAGTATCGTCTGTCGACAAACTTTACGAACAACCGTCGTAAGTAACATTCTTAGTGTCCATGGTGAGGTTTAATGATCGTTGGATTCCCGGCGTTCGCTGCCTTCCCCCCGTTTCCAATTGTATGTTCCAATACAAATAATGTcaactgggtgagtacctaaatcggaacagtacctgTATATGGAACACCCATTATAAAAGCCTTTTTCCGATTTCGATCAgtttattaatgattttaatcagTAAGGACGCTTGCCTTAGATACAAGTTCCAAAGAACACGATTCtccggtaagtatttcaaatactgctatcattcaaagtatttcatgttcaaatgtcaatacatggcacGCGGGGGAATgacttcatgcttgccacaatcacagcatactggtacagcctgtattgtttttatttaaattgtcaaattttactgacaaaaattacaaaaaagcaagctgaaaatgacataaattatcaatttactaaaacaaaacatgtagcaataatgtttaaagaatacatacaaataaataacgaattaaaactgttccatatttaggtactccgagggcaaaaatggcagtccttgacTGTGCGGTTAGTAAAGTACttttaaagcgacagtccgcaaaagtaaccgtatttcaaaagtttttaataagttccacattgtttcagaccgactgaaccgcaattattttttaaaaaatcgctttaataacttagatttaacaaattgaaaattgccgaaagttgctatttttagacggcaaaagagaaagtaggtctacggtttttccgactactcttgggggcgatactatttcccggtcccggtctcatccggtcccggtctcctccggtctctgttttatagtagctatcgggcgtgatcaaaaaggtgttaatgaccgcggggggtaataggattacaaaagattacagttgattaaaacattagatatttgatgataattatgtcactatttatttcaaattttatatcaataaaacataaaataaatttaggcaaagataaaaacatgaaatatgcacatgtactgaaattaatgtcatgaataacaaacacattgagtgtttgtttttttcatattaaattcagttataagtatactattgataatagtaatacaaaaaataacaatgcttgactacatgtaaatcagatatgagttggatatgcaaacatggaatttttcaattgtaatcatttatgcttaaaaaattttatgtcggggggggggggggtaaacataaaaggaagagcaataacataacataacataatttaaaaggtgcaattctaagttacttcatactctagccgtcctcaatcttttatgcaaaaaacatgagcatttgtactgcatcgcatctttctctacacctttaacacgaattgcataaatagtgtatacctataacaaattgcataaattaagacataatgtttatatattttataccattttgttacatataaaaacaaataagattgtcaaaatcgtgttataaacatcagcaacacaatccgttgcctggggccataagttatgaaccgggaattatgagaccggatgagaccggattttacgaggagagaccgggaaatagtatcgtcctgcgcatgcgcaagaactttggaatcccactgttttttctatttatataaccgttaactctcgggggccgatagttaagaagagatattgaaaatgacacgaaaaactcatttctaggtCGATTTGAACCAAAAAAAATTTGGATTCGTCAGTCAGGAATGCTTATCAACACAtagatgaatttttttttttcatggctaatttgcccgatttgcggactgtcgctttaatgTAGATTGGTGGTATCttgaaaaatgtcatatatatcaaccaattggtcttgaataCTAGTATAATGATGgaaattttgtagttgtggtgcaagtcttacaaaaaaatatttcaaaaatagtgccgAAAGGGTTCCGATtaaggtactcacccagtatgGCATTTACACCATTCATCGCCATGATACAATGGCATTCAAATAAAggatataatatatacatagatacattatttgtatgacaataaacttttgtttGTAGAATAATTGTAACATAATAAAGCGCATCATAATCTGTTctttaatgtttgaaaacaacctTTCATATTAAAAACCTTTTCTTTTGCCAGGCTGTCAATACtggtattttgattatattgtcGTTTCATCAAATTATCAAATCCAGCAAATAAGATAGAAACAGGACACATGGCACAAAGGGTCCGCTATTTCTTCTTGCCGTTCATTACAAATACTATTCCCTTCTAATCTGAAAGCCTTTCCAAACATAGTAGTTCCTGTACTTGTAGGGAACCCAATCCACTTTAGAAATGTACTGTTTGTTTGAGTAAGATATTGATTTACTGTCTTCCAGTGAATACTGAAAGTCATGTTTTCAATCATGAGTCAATCTTAAAACTGTCGGTCTTCAAGATATAAAAgctatttgttaatataatacaatattaacGACATAATGTTCTGCAAACAATATTGACATGAATGTCTGATATCATACTCAGACAaacaagttaaagttttatcatttggaataaattaaatttcatgTAAGCTATACATCGCGCCAAATAAATTGAAGACACGTCATTTAAACGTATGACGTAATTCCTATTCTAAGTTTCTAGTGCGTTAACGGAACAAAATTTACTGATATCAAACTGTTATCTAACTGTTTCCAAAAGGGCGATAACTGATTTAAGTGTTGTGCTCCAATTTAGGTTTGTAATAAAGACACTTAAAGATTTACTTCATTTATGCTACATGTTTACTACACTGCCTCTCTAATACTTCTAGGGGATCTACCTTTGTGCCTTGGCATGGCGGTTAATGATTTGCATATAGAGTGCAACAGCGCATTCCTTCTTTTCTCagattaaaacttttaaagattAGTTTGATCTTAaaattcatcaatcatttatttttaaccacATGATAGTCACATCATTAGGAGAACCTAGTGTTCTGACAGATTGCGAACAGTGGTATTATACAGTGTCAGATAGAGCAAATGTCTAGCAATGTCAGATTTAACGCAGCGGCGAGCATTAATTGCTTGATTCACCACACATTGTCTTTGAAATCAAAGTATCTGCTTGTAATAACAATGGTCAATTtctgaaattaacaaaatgtcCTTGGGAGGATTGTAAATTCTataaatttccatatcaatCAGTTTTTGAAGGAAAGATGAATCTGTTCAGTAAACTTACACCGGTCACAAGAATATAAAAGTACATAAGTGGTAAAATTgctaaaggggggggggggcgaatGTGCGATGAACGTCTCGGCTGTTAAAGCTCTTGTTCACCCGTATGAACAGTGCCAGGACGGTACAAGTCCACGAAGTGGTCTTCGTTGTCGGTATCATGTAGCCTTATCAGCTAGCAAAAAGGACGAATTGCGGGTAATTGATTTGTCATCCCTTTTCGCTGTTATAATTGAACCATTTTGTTTGGTAATTTTATATTGCTCACTGCCGGAAGATGTTAAGAACTTGTTAGTTTCGTATTGTTTGACTAGTACAGCGCTCCAAACGTAAATTGCCAGCTTTGCATCTCGCTTTGTGTACGTTTACACTGTGtttaaaaccaaattgtttCTTAAAGTCTATACTATTCATCAGCGTTCCATTTTCAGTCCTCAAAAGGTCAGGTATTCTGATATTCAAGCTTCTCAATAAAagattttgtattaaaaaatctTCGTGTATTAACAAAAGGCATCTCGAAAAGGCATCAATCAAGACAAGAAGATATTTTCTATCAGGGAAGGGTCTACAGAAACCAATGCTGATTGAATTCGGTGCCTGTTTTCAATTTTCGGCATTTGAAATGGTTCCCTGgtattttaatcaatttcttCGAGACAGGGATCGCAACTTTTACAGAAGTCCTCAAACATTTCGTTTAATTGAGGGAAGAAACACCTTATCGCGCAATACCTGTTTTGTCTAACAAATTTCTGGGTGTCCTTAGTGTGCTATTTAAGTGGCCTTTGTTTTTAGCTGGTTATGTAACACCATTCTGTTTCCATAAAACAAAACTCGGCCGAATTAGAACATCAAAACTGTCAGCTCATTCTTCAAACGTTCAAGTCCATCTAGttccctattgatttttttatctgaCGTTCTGCATCAAATGTTGCAGGTCGTTGTCACGGTTTGTCTCATTGATCATGTTCTTTGGAACATCATGGTCTGTAATGAATGGCATATTCTTCTGCGATTTTGCCTGCGTTGCTTGGTTTAGTCTATGTGACATCAAGGGGCCTATTTAGGTAGTCGGACAAGTTTCATTCACCTGCCTTGTATATGGCATCAAATTTATTGGCTTGCAGCTTTGTTCGCCAGCGTTCTAATCTTGCTGGCAGTTGGATTTCGagttttgtatatgttttcaaGCGTTTTTTCGATCTGTTACGACAGTGAACTCGTGTCCAACGAGTTGTATATGCCAATTTCAGAAGTTTCTGATATTAGCGCCTTGCGCCTAAGTCCTGTGGACCTACATCCTTGTATGATTTGTGGTTTACTTCatatatctgtttttgaaaagtcGCAGTATTAACCAAGCCTTTTAAGTCTGGTATGGACACTATCAATGTTTTCGTTAGATTCGTGAGATTGCCATAATGGTTAGTAATTGCctgttgttaatttttaaacatatttttggcCGGAGCATAACTTCAAAGTATTGAATTCGGACTGCACCTGTCGAGTATGTTctcagttatttccctttgttaatgtgcatatttgtattttccggagcataacttaaagtGTAAAGGAACCATACCTGTAGGGTACGTGTTTTATAGtcattgccctttgttaattttcagaCCTTTGTATTTGTCCGGAACATAATATTAAAGGGGGTGGGCATATGGCTGATAGTGACTACTCTTATTATGTATTGTGTCCTGttgttcttgatttttaataaaagtacaATCTAAGTGTTGtcattttgatatacatgttatataaaCACTTTTCCAGGCATATCCAATGATTCTGTTTTCAAGTTTCAGCAACCACTGTGATTTCAACGACAACTGGACATCATGTATGTGATACACAAGACGGTTATGAGTTGCTGCAGAATCAGCTTTGCATTAAGGTCATATATTTTAGGTGGTCTTACCGTTATTTGCGTATTTTACAAAGGGTCGTTACAAAAAAGTGTACTGTAAacaataattgttgtttttattttacaaattatttgaaaaaatatccCAGGTAATGTAAGGCTAGGTTCATATATTCTTACTATCCATGCCCCGATTCATGGAACGAAATTAAGTCCCTTGCAGCAGGATCAATCTAAGGCACTCATTATTCCTAGTTTAATGTATATGATATGTTCATTTGAAAGagttttgaaacattaaacaagTTGCATCAAAGATAATCACGATGAACAAATTACAAATTTAGCTCAATCAAATAAGGTATTGATACGCTTAAGGTATCTTGATATATTGGCACAGTAGTgtttattaaatgcattataatatttaagGTACAATTCATTATAGTCAAGACTAAAAATAAGCAAATGATGATACATTGTGAAATTATTAGCTTACACTgttgttgatatatttgaaattaaaactcTTTTCACGGTTATCTAGTTCCACAATCAGGCCAAGGCGTGGCCTCAAGCTCGGGATGCGTGTAAACATGAGGGTGGTGATTTACTCGTCATGGATACAGACAACAAGGCATCGATTATGAAGAACAAAGTACTTCATAGTATGTAGGCCCACGTGGCCACCCTTAACTTATACTACGTAAACATTTACTACATTACACTTTCATTCCCAAGTGATAATCATTGTCAACACAACGTGGTCGATAAACATATGTCCTTATGTTTTTGCTGTCGTAAAACAGCACGGTTAATTTCAGGTACAGATTCAAATCCAATCTTGTTGGTTTTTcgacttaaaaataataatgattacagaaacgaaacaaatatatcagttcGCATGAATGCATCTTTACGCAAGTctatacaagatacaagatacaagaatctttatttaaagtcgggtttgtgtaaacaagaaacataagctcagagagctattttccgacatgaataatcGACTTGCACtacatatcaaaacaataacaatgagcttgtgaccagGAAACATAAGaatgtatgttaaaatgaaGACATTTTGGAGCAAGGATTTACAACAGCCGTTAGTTATCATATTCATgcatacaaatgaaaataataaaattggaTTAGAGCATCAAAAACAGTGATTTCATCAACAAGTTTTCAtggctgtacggccagtccacacgcgcacTGTTCCACTAGTTGATTTACAACTGTCAAATGGTAAGTTCTTTCAAAAGAATAacgtatataataatatacattgaaatagcaaaattgtaagtaacaaaatatacaatggAATAACAGCTTTGTATATCgatgtgtagttggtaaaaaACTTAATTATTAATCTAGCTTGATAGGAAAGATCTTTGAAAAGCATTGCTTAGAAGGTAtgatatttatcatgttattaTGATATTACACCTATCACTGTAAAAGGATGTAAACTGAAAAAGTAAAGTCGCAACACCTAAACACAATACTtgccgaaagaaaaacacaattaGTTGTATGTGTTCTACAGAtggtatttaaatttaaaacaatcttaaatagATATTAGCCGAAGTTATTGaaatttaagttattattttattctgaaagtccggtgaaataaaaaaaaatgatatttgaatgcCATATCATTTCCAGTGATTTTAAgccatcccactgaaaacaaacCTCCTTTGCCTTTAAGACAAAGGATAAGAGATATTCAGTGAAACATCTTATTATTCTCGATTTCGTCtaatttgaaagcaaaaaaGGTATTATATACACATTGAACAATAACAAGAGGGACCTGTCCAGATGCAGACCAGCCTTCGAAATTTCGCGTAGTTTTGGGAGCACCTTATTTCCTTGTGAGTCTCTTCCAGACTTGACTGACATCAAAGCGAAAAAAGTTTTTCCCATATTAAGTTGTTCTTACTCATGGAACATCTCCACAGTTTTCGTATCTTGGATAAATATAACATGTCTTAAATGAATTtaggttttgaacatatttaagTGAGCTACCACTCAGAAATTTGTAAGTTTCAAAAGCAATGTATCTTACCCTGCTAGaatgtaatgttggcaattgaactcTATGAAAAAGATTTTcgtaagttgaggtgtaatcattaaaagcaattttaaaagttttatacgACAAAATCGCATGAATGCGACTTTAATCATGTCTAAGACTCTGTGAGCCTATCATTGAAAAGATGCGATAACTGCATTGACAATGAATGTATTAGTTccgaattataaatatttaaaagaacgCTCATGTTCTACATAGAAGGTATCTGAGttagtgttcttgtttgtgttgtatAACTTGTTACCGTTTACGACA
Above is a genomic segment from Mya arenaria isolate MELC-2E11 chromosome 2, ASM2691426v1 containing:
- the LOC128223493 gene encoding uncharacterized protein LOC128223493; protein product: MTAKQWNTVNIIFLKCVLFMAIVKTVYAVRCFECKGTPFPRDCAKVVTCGPDEFCSVEQVVTTSGLIVYNSGCLSQSRCQNFLIHKKRGGALDKALSLPSRSTDIITCLECCTDSYCNNAGCGADAIPRNTRGPYCFTCKELNDPLQCEIATVCADNEQCLMFGPVEYMNHPDAVYRGTCENTAACHVLTTTVKNSHCPPYCCSDDFCNIKCGSQTNGSLTTPAQQSTIHLSTMSPTAVVHTTTTEPPSTTNTVTNVVPTTSAAVAATATQPTLATHPSYCPNDYYYDELSAICVKVVDVSSNYHDAQVYCRGEGDELVTIDSHLKMVFIETTLLHHFYDPSESLRYWIGAYAPGSGDKTFQWPNGQNLQYTYWGGHDEVYQNEQPDRNENQRCVAIIEKDHFMWHDDTCDSNYRVICEKMAIPTDGTVSATTVISTTTGHHVCDTQDGYELLQNQLCIKFHNQAKAWPQARDACKHEGGDLLVMDTDNKASIMKNKVLHNHQHSYWIGGNDFDKTNTFKWVDLTIINLNNGFWGPEQPNNIDGHTEQDCVAMLNEGHGWHDDHCDKSLPFICERQM